Genomic DNA from Scatophagus argus isolate fScaArg1 chromosome 15, fScaArg1.pri, whole genome shotgun sequence:
TCCAGGCGTTTCCCACATGGACGGTTTTATTTGGGCTGACAATTGGAAAAATTACGATCGAGAAGGCTAAAAATCTATGGTGCATTCAAGTGAAACTCCAAAGTTTCAGTGTAATCATGTAGAACCTGAACACAGTGCcgtgctgcagcagaggagtCCCACGGGAGTTAACCCTGTGGGTGGTGGTGAAGTGGCGTCGGGACAAAACACGAGCCTGTGGGCGTTCACATTAAACTTACAGTATCTGATGTCAGGTCTGCTGAGTCCAGGGACATCTTAGCCACAGCCCGAGTGGAGTCCTTACCAACCAGGGCGTTGTACGGTGCATCTTTCCCATAAAACTCTTCAATgagtacaataaaaaaacacaaaaaaacaaactggtgAAAACAATACATTGAATGCAACACGAGAACCAGTAAGAATGAAGGCTCAGGTTTAGATTTTCATTTAAACTTTCTAGTGGCCATCAATGTGTCACTTCAACTGCCATGTCACACTTTTGTATGAATTAACTATTTTTAATTTCGTAAGTCGTTATGCAGGGTTTGGGTGGCAGTTCTTATTTACCTTTTCCTTTGGTGACATCAAACACAACTCCTTTTACTGCCATGTAAATAGGCTGTCCCTCCTAAAGACAGGGAGGGAACGGACAAAGGAAAGAGATGGACAGATAGCGGTTAGTTTACAGTCGTAATCACATGTCTGCACggatgcacacagaaacacatgcaaaaacactcCACAAGTAAGCTTTACCTGGCTGCCGTCGtatctctgcagctcctcctcagtAAATAATCGGACGGGTTTGGTGGATGGTTTATATTTCAATTTAACATCTTCCGCGAAAGTTGAAGAAAGGACAACCAATAGGACACAAATTTGCCTTGTTGCCATGGTAGGATAGTTGTTTGGACAGAGTTTGGAAGCGGAAGCTCGACCGCTTCCCTGACGTTGCTTTACGGAGTTAATGCTGCGTTTCCTGTCATGGGAAAAGTAAAAATAGTGGTCGGGCGACCCATACTGGTTGAATGTACGCGGAGCAGAAATTACTGGCATTCAGTGACACGTTCAAATATGTGGAGACTtaataaaacttaaacttaGACTTAAATAGTGTCATGCATGAAAGTTAACTTTTAGTTGAAAAACAGTTATCAAGACTTTGTCATAGAATTGACAGTTTATACGGCTAAACAAGAATAAATTTGTTTCTTTACTGTTAAATGAGTTGTCACATTGTGGTAAATATGGATATACGTGGTAAATAATGCTTATTGGCTTTTTTGCTAACAGTTTGAGTGGTGATACTGCTCATGGTTAACTGTTAGCTAGGTTAGCTCAAAATATTTATGCTAATTTGATAGCTGGACTACAAATGGCAGGACATTAAGAGAGTCGATGGTaaaagtgtaataaaatgcCTCAGATTTAATGTGTGGACTTTATGTTAATATAATATGTAGCTAATATGCAGGTTATAGATAAACTTCACTTAGCTCAACTCCCTTTTAGCTCTGTTAGGACCTGAGTAGGACCTTAAGGCAGCGTTATGTGGCGAAGGAGGGAGGAAACGAGGGAATCAAGGACACAAAGTTCACTATTGGAACGTGGCCTGTAGGTGCCTTATTATCATGGGATGGGCTTTCCTATCGTACTCTCCCACCCCCCCGGGTGTGTGGTGTGTCTCTTCAGAGCGGAAAACTAGAACTGGAGCCCTGGATCCCGGGCGGCGAGGGGGGGGttatattacattaaaaatgaacCTGATATTTTCTAAGACAACTTTTCAGACTTCGCACAGTTAATCGACCGGTTCCCACTGAAGAGCAGAAGTTGATTTTGTCACTCGGAGAAGTACAAGAGGAATGCTCGGGAAAGAAAACTCCCGGTCATACCAAGAGGTAGGACAACATGACAACGTCCTCTTCACCTCGGTGTGTACAGTCAGCGCGGTCGGTatgttgtctgtggttgtttgtgtcAGGAGTCCTAAGGCAGCAGTTCGGTAAGTGAAACTTCCTCCCGTCACGGAGGGTCCTCAAACTGACATCATGTGACTGTACAGCTGAGGGCTGCTGTTAACGGGCGGCTTCCTGCGACATGAATTCAGCTGACTTCGCGCTTTCCTCGAGTCTGCCTGCTGGTTAAAGGGAAGCTTCACCTTGTTCTCTTAAGGCCAAAACTGATGTCTGCTGCAAAATAATCTTTAAAGTGACACGACAAAGTTGATCATTGAAAATTGATCATTAATATCAGATGATAGTCCGTACAAATGAGTGTTATAACAGTCCATAATGTATTCCTAATATCGCTTGTTTTAATTGGTGTAATCACAAGtgatttatcttttatttacCTTATTAGATACTGACTGTttaaaatgattgcattctTCAGAAAACATCTCTTGAAGGTGGAGTTTGAATGTGTGAGCTCTTAATAAAGTTTTGTCTCGTAAATTATTCCCGGGGTGTGCAGTACAATATCAGTACAAATTCAGAAAAGACACTTCCATGTTAATGCTCTGATAGCTTTATTTAACGTGCTTGATACTTTTGTTAATGtaattttgcaatatttaaacttaaaaacaGCCAAATATATTTTGATTGTTCGACCAGTGACTTTGTTTTggttctgaatgtgtgtgaagaCAGAGTAGTACTTTTACGTACTTCACAAGAGATTGTGTACTTTTCCTCCAGTTTATTACATAAATACTCTTAGCTGGAAGGTACTTTCCAGAGTAAATTTGAGTAGTAAAATATGAGGGCTGTCATAGTTTTAACCAGATGAATAAACAGCAGGTTGACAGGTTGTTTCAAGCACTTCCCttattaacacacattttact
This window encodes:
- the nenf gene encoding neudesin, producing MATRQICVLLVVLSSTFAEDVKLKYKPSTKPVRLFTEEELQRYDGSQEGQPIYMAVKGVVFDVTKGKEFYGKDAPYNALVGKDSTRAVAKMSLDSADLTSDTTDLTEEQLKSLDSVFEGTYKVKYPIVGYTASRILNEDGSPNKDFKPEDQPHFQIKDEF